GGGTTGATGAGCGCATTGACAGTTAATAGGATGCAGCTGTTGCAAGGAAAACTGATTTGTCATCTTTCCAAAATGTAATTAgttgctgtgtgtctgctgaaaTGAAACTTGTCTGACTACTATCATCAGAGGAAACTGAGGCCTCAAGCTTTATCCAGTACTTCCAAAGATGCATAGTTTCTCCCtcattttatgatttctttccctctttctctccctctttatctCTAGTTGATCTCCGTGGTGCCCGCCACCTCCTCACTTCCCAGCATTCCTTGCCTGGCATCCCCGTTGCCTTGAAACAATCCATTGACCTGCGTACATCCATGGACGGGAAGTACAAAGAGATTGCTGAGGTTTGTACTCAGCCTGATAAACTAAGATGCTCGTGGCAAGATGTCACAGTGTTGTTTACTTTACTctccgtgtgtctgtgtgaaggaGCTGTTCTCCCGCACTCTGGCAGAGAGTGAGATGCGCAGCGCCCCCTATGAATTTCCAGAGGACAGCCCCATCGAACAGCTTGAGGAGAGACGTCATCGTCTCGAGCGGCAGATCAGCCAGGATGTCAAGTAAGTgcagagaaaggaaggaggtTGTCAGTTAATATACAAACATGCATGACTGTGTTTGATCCCAAAGTGAGCTCAGCCTCTCTGTGCTCAGGTTTGAACCCGACATCCTCCTACGAGCCAAACAAGAGTTCATGAAGACTGACAGTGCCACAGATCTCGAGTGAGCATTTCCCCTGGCTAAATGCAACACATGACATTATTGATCCAACACATTTACATCTTAATAAACTAtcagaatataaaataattgttgATCTATCATCAGATACATGAAAGAGCAGAGCCAAGCTCCTgacctgcaggagagagagctgGTTCCAGAGAAGGAGTACCAGAGAGTCACTATttctggagaggagaaatgtggGGTAAGGCAGGGCTGCTGCAGTAATGGAGGGATGATAAGCAAAGAAAGTGTACTAAATAAAGCCCTTCACACATCATTTATCTTGTTTCTTCCAACTAAATAACACTTCATTCTTCATTtcattctgttgtttttccatcAAGGTTCCCTTCACAGATCTGTTGGACGCAGCTAAATGCGTGGTGAAGGCTCTGTTCATCAGACAGAAGTACATGGGTCTGTCGCTGCAGAGTTTCTGCAGGACCACCGCTCGTTACCTGCAGGAGCTGAGCGAGAGACCTCTGGACTTGGATATATATGAGGAGGAGATCCCAGAGACCACAGTCAGGTGGACAGGTGAACACATGAATATCCTCATATATTGTAGTACATACCTATAAACATTCACGGTCCTGATTTGTGCTGATAGAAAAATAATACTCTTTAACAATTATGATAGTTCATACTGAGCTCTGAAACCTTATGATGgccatttttttattatgttttgacatttaataacaaaaacaataataattagatctatttttttatgtaattcaTTTGTGTAGCCCAAAATCAGAAGACAAGAGTTTTACAATCTGCACAGCATAAGACATCCTCTATCCTTACAGCCTCAATTCACATGAGGAAAAACTAGGACAAGaccaggaaacaggaaaaagaggaagaaacctCTCGACATATGACAGGCAGATGTGCAATAAATGTCTTATGTgtagacaaaaacaataatacaaagtctaaattaaaataataatcaacatgctaatgaatacaaatatgtttttgcaGCTAAATTTTTCTAATTCAGCTCAGCTCACTCAAATTAGTGATCTTACATTAATATGGGGATTCAAGTCATATCAGTGTCATGTACAGTACTCTCTCTCATTAAGACATAACCAGGCACACCCACAGATTTCACAATCCATCTGTCACACACCTCTTAACCGGCTGCCACAACATGCAACCTGTTCAAGTCAGACATGTGTTCCCACCTTGTTTGAAGCTGTGACACACTGCGTtgttctgtctcctctcagaAGCCACAGTGCACCCACCTGTTTCTGAAACACACCCTTATGAGAACCAGGACCCTGCTAGCATGCCGCCTGACATGGGTTATGGCTGCAAGATGGTGGATGGTGTCATGCATGTGTACACGACAAGGAACATTATGGAAAAGTGAGATTTGTATGATGTATCACTCGGTGCACGCATGCTTTATCTTGTAGTCCTTCATGTGGCAGGTCTGTTTTTAGACGCAGTTGACACATTTTGTTGGCAGCAGAAGAGTTCCTTCTTAAGTTTTGACGTTGCCAACAGGAGCACAGAGCTGGACCTGCCGTATCCAGACCTGCAGGAGTACATCGCTGATATGAACGTCATGATGGCCCTCATTATCAACGGACCAGTGTAGGTTTTTAAAACAGAACAGTGTATATATCATGCAATTTAACTATTAAATAAATTAGAGTTTCAAAACTTTTCCACCAGACtttcttgtctcttttctttttaacgCTCATTTCCAGAATCTCACAAAGTATCCatcacttgtttttgtttccctctgCCACAGAAAGTCCTTCTGCTACCGTCGTCTGCAATACCTTAGCTCCAAGTTCCAGATGCACATCCtgctgaatgaaatgaaagagctGGCTGCGCAGAAGAAAGTCCCACATCGAGACTTTTACAATATCCGTAAGGTGAACTTGAGAGCTGTTTCTACTCACCTAACCAGAATAATCCAGAACCAGGCTTCAACATGTAATTTTTGGTCTTGTCTTGCTTTGCAGgttgacacacacattcacgctTCGTCCTGCATGAACCAGAAGCACCTTCTCCGTTTTATTAAAAGGGCCATGAAGAAATATCCTAAGGAGATTGTACATGTGGAAAGAGGCAAAGGTCAGACGCTCATGGAGGTGTTTGAGACCATGAACCTGACGGCCTTCGACCTGAGCGTGGACACCCTGGACATGCACGCAGTGAGTAACGCCCATGAAGAAGAGATAAAAAAGCAGTCAACAAATGTACCCTGATGTTGAAATGACAAATATCGATTCAACCAGACAACAGCATCAGTTAATGAGAGATTGTTTGAATCTTTTTGCAGGACCGCAACACTTTCCATCGCTTTGACAAGTTCAACGCCAAATACAATCCCATAGGAGAGTCCATCCTGAGAGAGATCTTCATCAAAACGGACAACCACATTGAGGGGAAATACTTTGGTCACATTATTAAGGTGATTATTAGGGCACCTTTAACACTGCCACTGCCACCGTATGAGGTCCTGGCGCCCTCTGctgactgtttgtgtgcttCTCAGGAGGTGATGGCTGACCTGGAGGAGAGTAAGTACCAGAACGTGGAGCTCAGGCTGTCGATCTACGGTCGCTCAAGAGATGAGTGGGACAAACTAGCCAAGTGGGCCGTCAAACATCGGGTCTACTCCAATAATGTGCGCTGGCTTGTGCAAGTGCCTCGACTCTTGTCAGTAACCCCAGTGGTGAGAAGTATGATTTACATTTACTGAAAGATCTCACAACTGACttcttgtgttttcctctcaaAGTGACGTCtaccacacaaaaaaacagctgagtaACTTTCAAGAGATGCTGGAGAATATTTTCATGCCTCTGTTTGAGGTTACAGTCAACCCTGGCAGTCATCCGGACCTGCACCTCTTCCTCCAGCATGTAGGTGTCTAAGTCTTTGCTGTGAAATCATGAAATTATATTATTCACATGCAGCCAGACCTCAGAAGGTTTCATTTATCTGTTACTGATCTCTCAAACAGGTTGTGGGTTTTGACAGTGTGGACGATGAGTCAAAACCAGAGCAACATATCTTCAATCTGGACAGTCCACTGCCAGTCAActggacagaggaggacaatCCGCCCTATTCCTACTACCTCTACTATATGTATGCAAACATGACTGTGCTGAATCACCTGCGCAGGTACTTAACTACACCTCAGTCCAAGTGGCTGTACCACTTGTACCTCTCATTACTGGAGTGAGTCAGGAAGACTCAAGAAGAAGAGTGCAAGTACAAGTTTAAATCAGATTTCCACAGAGAGGAACTAGAAAAGATCTCTAGAAAAGAGTAGGAACAATGATGGAGCCATTAAAGGACCTCCCTTTAACCTCTTTGTGAGAGGTTTAAATCTTGATCACATCCTGAACTGATTTGATAAAATAACTAGTAcactttgtgcatgtgtgcacatgcgCTTTTAAACTTTCGCATTCAAATTAGCTTCATTTTTACTTGAGAGAATCATCCTTTGGCCTTAATTTGTCGCTTGCTTCATATTTGAGTCAGTAAATAATGTCCcaaacaaagctgaaaataaatattaccTCCCTTTAATCTAGTCACCTTCCAAGTACCTGTGTCTTTTTCATTCCAGGCAGCGGGGATTTCACACGCTTGTCCTACGTCCTCATTGTGGGGAGGCTGGGCCGATCCATCACCTGGTGTCTGGTTTCATGCTGTCAGAAAACATCTCCCACGGGCTGCTGCTTAGAAAGGTGTGACCTCaatatcacaaaaacaaagcagcaaaattGACGCAGCTTATCAATCCATGAGTTTGAGAGGAAATCATGAATCTCGTCTAGATTatctgtcttgtgtttgtttagctgggaaattaattaataatgtcACTTCCCTAAATGCTCGTAGAAAATCAGGGCTGCAGTATTAATGTACACCTGGTGGACTACTTGTTTATTACAACACACAACATTATGTCTTATGTTCTTCCAGGCTCCTGTACTGCAGTATTTGTACTACTTGGCACAGATAGGCATCGCCATGTCCCCTCTCAGCAATAACAGCCTCTTCCTCAGCTACCATCGTAACCCTCTGCCAGAGTATCTGTCCAGAGGCCTCATGGTCTCCTTGTCCACAGATGACCCTCTGCAGTTTCACTTCACCAAGGTCGGTGTGCAGCCCATCAAAATGCAAAGCAAAATGCTATAATCATGGtaataaaagacagaaagcacATGAAGCTGACGCACGTGGCATAATTGTGATTAATGTCACCGAGGTGGCTTGATAGGCTGACTATCCTGTATACATGTTTTGAATAAAGCGTTGATTAGACACTTGATCTCCTCCTACACACAAAGCATTACAGAGTAGTAATTACAGATTGTATTAGACTAAAAAAAGCACTTTgctttaaagttacattaatatAATCCTCAATATTTTCATTATATCAAATACATGATAGTATTTGTGGTCaacatttattctgaaatgttgCCATTTAATGtataaaattgttttttctaaatgtcCGAGATGATATTGAAATTGAGTAACCACACACAAGGAACTGACAAGAAATTATAAATGCATGCACTGCATAAAATGTGGTGAATGTGCACATTTTACATATTGCAGGAGGCAACATTAATCATAGGCTCAGCATTATTGCCTCATTGTTAACTCCTCATTGAAACAATGTGAGATGATGAATCCACCCATGGTTGGTTTTGTTGTGCAATAACGATACACaagttcttcttcttattctgttttcttcttgaGTGTGCTAAAGAGGTGATTCAGTTCTCATTTAAGACAGAACTCCAAAACCTAGATCAATAACCCTTGTACCCTTGTCGCCAAAACAGAAAGTATGAACAATTCATCATTAAACGGTCTGGTAGGCATACAGCAGTACTGTATATGTAGACTGTTTATTTGCAAGACAGATATGTATGTTGTCTGCTGCAGGTGTCTAAAAATATCACAAACCGTTACATAACAAACAGAACATGGTTTCAAGTTAGGAAGAGAAAAAATCACAAAAGGTTAGACAAAAGAAGGATGTTTAGGGGCACTATatattttccagtttttccaAATTTTCtcaaattttgttttttgtagtcGCTCAGAGAAAGTGATTGTTTCCATCACAAACACTTGAAAGTAATTTTGGTCCAGCAGCTGGGGGACTCCCCAAGAGGTTGAACTTGATATCTTCTTAAGTTAATAATATTTTCTCCAGACTTcctctgtaatgtaatgtaggtCCCCTTTCTTATTTTTGGTGAAtgtgctgcttgttgttgtaACTCTTTGGAGTCCCTTTTAAAGCCTGGAGATTATTCTAAACCCAGAGTTATGTAGacactaataaaacatttttaacagatcattttaaaacactttttggcTCTCTGGAATAGAACTGTTCATGTGATGATgtacctgaaaaaaaaagtcactgttGTTCAAGCCTCTTTAATGCCTGAAAGCTGTCCACTGACccctggataaaaaaaaaaaatctacaatatGAGTTGTGACATATTTTTTGTGATCTGTTTAGGAGCCCTTGATGGAAGAGTACAGCATTGCTACTCAAGTGTGGAAGCTGAGCTCCTGTGACATGTGCGAGCTGGCCAGAAACAGTGTGCTGATGAGCGGATTCTCTCATAGGGTATCAATTATCTTTACAGCACAATACACATTATCCAACTTTACTGTCTATGACTGTACCACTCCCTCCTCAGTCATTCTGCATACAGTTTAATTATCCTCTCTTCGACATCAGGTGAAAAGCTCCTGGCTCGGATCAAACTACATCAAGGAGGGGCAAGAGAGTAACGACATCAGGCGCACAAATGTCCCTGACATCCGTGTGGCGTACCGATATGAGACCATGTGTGAGGAGCTGAATTTAATCACACAGGCCATTCGCACAGATGAGCTGGAGACCATCGAGGAGGAGGGGAGTCTGTGTATGGGAGCTGTGCAGGGACAGAAGTGAAATCACGACACAAACAAAATTCTCACGACATTCCCTGTTTTCACATCAGGACTTTGTACAGATATCAACATATCACAccaatgaaacagagaaaagttttGTTACAATAAGGTTGTGAGAGCTGCTAGTGTGGCAGTATGAGAGAGGACCTACAATCTGTGTACCCAACAtgtttccttccttttatttatttcagtcattctttgtttaatttgtcaCATTGTCTCATGatctatttattttaaaatgattatattTTCATGGACTACATTTTGTCATAGTTTATGTACAAAGTCTGCGTTAACTGTACCATTGAATAATATTGGCATTCAAGATTCAACATAATAAAACCTATAAACTGGATCTAATCCCGACCGATTAAAGTGAGAAGACAATCTGAAACACTAAAGTAAAGAACTTCCAACTACATACAGGGTTGTAGCTACTTTTGAGGACACTGTGGTCATGAGGTCTTTTCTGGCAGTTTTGGTGACCATGTGGTGTTTTCATTATACAGTTTACAATGGTGAGTAATTCCAGTACTAATAGACtccacatatttaaatgtaataacttttagCCTAAAAAGGGTCAACActtaaatactttattaatccctgaaggAAATTGTGTTAAGGCTGTCAGCTATCTTGCTCACGCCAACTATTTCTTAAGAATTTGAAATAACAAATTGATATGTTCTTTTGTTCATGGTAAGCTGTTGTTtacacagctgttgttgtctTTGGAGTGTCTAGTGCGGCAGAGCATAGATAAAACCAAGTAAACTGCAATGAAAGACCTCTGGGAGTAGATAAAACCAAGTAAACTGCAATGAAAGACCTCTGGGAGAGGAGAATAGCCAGGGACAAATAAATGCAAAGAAACCATTCTATTTTAAGGATTTAGGAAATCGGACATTTTAGTCTAAAACCTAATCCTGCATGCCCCCCAACTTGAAATCCCGTTGCAGGGCCGAGAGACCCCTAGTCACCTCCTCCAGACGCGCAACAGTGATTGCGGCCTGGGTGGAGGTGGTTCTACCCAGTtccaaaaacatgttcatgatgGTATCCAAGCGTCGGGGGATGTCCACAAATTGATCACAGATCTGGTCGAGCCTCTTCCGAGCCTCCCCAGATCGGACTGTTTTTGACACACTTTGAGACCTTTGAGACATTAAAAACTTTAAGGATAAAACAGGAccacctttttaaataaatctacaaTTTCCAAGCAAATTATCTGATGACTAGACCACCTGGTACTAATACAGATAAAGGACAGACTGTTGTTTTAAATAGTTTAGTTGTTGGTCTCCAGAAGCTGGTTGCAAACTTGCCCTGAAGTTCAAACTTAGTTTAGTGTAGCTTAATTGTAAGCGGAGATTTACTTATTGCTAATACCACAGAAACAAGTTTTTCTATAGAGATTAGTTGTCACTAAATATTTACACAAGATTATCAGATGTAACTGCCTTCTAAATGAACAGACTTGAAGTTATAACATTGGCTTCTATAAATATATTCTGATATAAACAATCTGACTGCAACTAACTCTGGCACCCAACTGTCTCCATATAttcttataaataaaacaagtaatACGTAAATATTTACAAAAGAGTTGgg
The sequence above is drawn from the Larimichthys crocea isolate SSNF chromosome XV, L_crocea_2.0, whole genome shotgun sequence genome and encodes:
- the ampd2b gene encoding AMP deaminase 2 isoform X1, translated to MSSNLPPGTAAGTKSKPLSPFRKRGSLQYTASTVDLRGARHLLTSQHSLPGIPVALKQSIDLRTSMDGKYKEIAEELFSRTLAESEMRSAPYEFPEDSPIEQLEERRHRLERQISQDVKFEPDILLRAKQEFMKTDSATDLEYMKEQSQAPDLQERELVPEKEYQRVTISGEEKCGVPFTDLLDAAKCVVKALFIRQKYMGLSLQSFCRTTARYLQELSERPLDLDIYEEEIPETTVRWTEATVHPPVSETHPYENQDPASMPPDMGYGCKMVDGVMHVYTTRNIMEKSTELDLPYPDLQEYIADMNVMMALIINGPVKSFCYRRLQYLSSKFQMHILLNEMKELAAQKKVPHRDFYNIRKVDTHIHASSCMNQKHLLRFIKRAMKKYPKEIVHVERGKGQTLMEVFETMNLTAFDLSVDTLDMHADRNTFHRFDKFNAKYNPIGESILREIFIKTDNHIEGKYFGHIIKEVMADLEESKYQNVELRLSIYGRSRDEWDKLAKWAVKHRVYSNNVRWLVQVPRLFDVYHTKKQLSNFQEMLENIFMPLFEVTVNPGSHPDLHLFLQHVVGFDSVDDESKPEQHIFNLDSPLPVNWTEEDNPPYSYYLYYMYANMTVLNHLRRQRGFHTLVLRPHCGEAGPIHHLVSGFMLSENISHGLLLRKAPVLQYLYYLAQIGIAMSPLSNNSLFLSYHRNPLPEYLSRGLMVSLSTDDPLQFHFTKEPLMEEYSIATQVWKLSSCDMCELARNSVLMSGFSHRVKSSWLGSNYIKEGQESNDIRRTNVPDIRVAYRYETMCEELNLITQAIRTDELETIEEEGSLCMGAVQGQK
- the ampd2b gene encoding AMP deaminase 2 isoform X2, which codes for MDGKYKEIAEELFSRTLAESEMRSAPYEFPEDSPIEQLEERRHRLERQISQDVKFEPDILLRAKQEFMKTDSATDLEYMKEQSQAPDLQERELVPEKEYQRVTISGEEKCGVPFTDLLDAAKCVVKALFIRQKYMGLSLQSFCRTTARYLQELSERPLDLDIYEEEIPETTVRWTEATVHPPVSETHPYENQDPASMPPDMGYGCKMVDGVMHVYTTRNIMEKSTELDLPYPDLQEYIADMNVMMALIINGPVKSFCYRRLQYLSSKFQMHILLNEMKELAAQKKVPHRDFYNIRKVDTHIHASSCMNQKHLLRFIKRAMKKYPKEIVHVERGKGQTLMEVFETMNLTAFDLSVDTLDMHADRNTFHRFDKFNAKYNPIGESILREIFIKTDNHIEGKYFGHIIKEVMADLEESKYQNVELRLSIYGRSRDEWDKLAKWAVKHRVYSNNVRWLVQVPRLFDVYHTKKQLSNFQEMLENIFMPLFEVTVNPGSHPDLHLFLQHVVGFDSVDDESKPEQHIFNLDSPLPVNWTEEDNPPYSYYLYYMYANMTVLNHLRRQRGFHTLVLRPHCGEAGPIHHLVSGFMLSENISHGLLLRKAPVLQYLYYLAQIGIAMSPLSNNSLFLSYHRNPLPEYLSRGLMVSLSTDDPLQFHFTKEPLMEEYSIATQVWKLSSCDMCELARNSVLMSGFSHRVKSSWLGSNYIKEGQESNDIRRTNVPDIRVAYRYETMCEELNLITQAIRTDELETIEEEGSLCMGAVQGQK